Part of the Scylla paramamosain isolate STU-SP2022 chromosome 22, ASM3559412v1, whole genome shotgun sequence genome, CATTGAGCATTTCCACCCAACTATGTGTCTGTCTACTACCTTTCACAGAGCAAAGCAAATATTCCAGGACTGCCACAAGTAGGCCTGCTGGCTTCCTACAGCTTCCCTTCTGTTCTTATTGTGTTGGGCTGACTTGAGTTTCTTAGAGCAGAGATGTTCATATAAACTGGCCTTTGATATTGACATTTGGTACTTACTGTAGCAATTGCTACATGTGATGAAAGACAGAgccattttccttcctcgtacTAAAAGACCAACTCTAGGATAAGATGTAACTGAAACTGTTTTTAAGATAGATATGTTAAGATTATATTTTTATGATACATAAAATTGTTAGGGGTAATTTAATCATGGGTGATGATTTCACCAATttggcattattatttttggggtTCAGATGTCCAGTTTAAAAGTGTAAGATGCATAATATTGACAGCCTttgttttgggtattttttccTATTAACAGAGTTGTTTTGCATCATTTTATTTTGAACACATCTAAATAACATGGTGCATGTTTCTCATCAATATTTTCAGGGGGATTCTCTGGCATTTTCTTGAAACTATTATATCTATGAAAATTTTTGAATTATTTTTAATTCTACTTCAGAGTACAATAGCTCATGTAGCTGAGTGGCTATAGTGCACCCAAACCTTATTATTTGCAAGTCTTACACACTTGTAATAgtgttacttattttcttattttgttgatGCAGATGGTGGTGCCCATGACATGGATCTTTTGTGTGGAAACATGACACATTCCCTTCCAAAGTTTTCCTATGCTTCTCTTCTATGGTGTTTTGTGGAACAATTTTGATTTTTAGTCATTAGTGtcatctccttttttccttttctttagttttactTGAAAAGCATAAAACATTGTAAATTCTTAATTTTCAAACCATCCTTGGAATTCTTGTAATGTTACTAATAGTGAAAGAGCAATAAGATGAGGATCTGATAGTTTGTCatgattttgttcttgttcaccTCAATGTAAGGTTTTTCATatgcacttttatttatttatttatttatttatttatttatttttatttatttatttatttatttatttatttatttattttattttttttttgtattcagtaACATGGTATCTGTAAACTTGTGTGCAAATATTCATAACCTCTTTTATTGGTCAAAGACTAAACTATCAAGACAAAATGAAACTATCTTATGGTTCTGCTTCTTTTCAGAAGCAACATTGTATGCTggcttttctttcatctttttctttttagtatctCTGACATGCAAGAGATCTCTTCCctattttctcactctctctaaaAGAGCAAGAATTTGTTCACAGATGAAAGTTGGACCAATTTTTACTCCCCATACTCACTGCAGTCTTCCTGTCAGCCTTGCTAGAGAATAGATGGTGCTTTGCACTTCCTGTATGTATTGcagtctttctctttatctttgttCTTCCTCAAGAATAGTATTACAGCCTTAGTGTGATAAATGAAAATTACTTACCAACCGATTTTGTAGTCTAGCACATTGCTTCCTTGTGTATTACTTACCAagtgattaattgactgacattttttttagcaGTAGTCCTCCATCAGGGCCATGGGGACATTGCATATCCTTATGATGCTTCTTATTCTTTGAGCATGCCTGAGGTTTTCTTGGCTTAGCCAGGTACAGGTGAAAACATTTGTGGTTTGAGATAGTTGTTGATAATTTGTAAATCATGTTATTGCTTTCTGCTCAGTCATGCAGCATTATGCACCATCTGTTGtctccttctcttatctctGACCTACCTTGTTTGTTGTGATATTGTGACAGTATACCAGTGGCTCCAGAATGATGACCAAAACTTACATTGTGTATACTTTGTCTCTTTCATATTCATGACTGGTGATGCAAACGCCTTTCCTTGGATATAATCAGGTCTTCCTGTATCTTTCCATTCATGGTAGTGTGTTATCAGAAactattttaatgttttatctCAGTAATGTTAGTCAGAAATATCTGCTGCTTTCAATATTTCTGGAACAGCCAAGAAACAACCTAAACTTGCACACATCTGTTGAAATAGTTTTTCCTCTGTTTGCAATGCCTGTAATGTGATACTACAGATTCAAAGGTTTGGGTGTCAGATACCTCTTGAgttgtttgtatttttgagtgtaATGTTTGCATTTTTGCTCAACCACTTTTATTTATAAAATGATGTGGGTAATTGTTTGTTGTAGGAGCTGAGGTGAACAGGGTATTAGTAGCCTCTCTGGTTCCTGAGTGTAGATGGCAGGTGGTTGCCCTTGAGTGTGTGATCTCATAAGTTCATTTGTTAATGTTAGAAGACCTAGTGGTGCATTACCAAGTAATGATCTGTCCAGACTTTGGAAAGAACATTCCGACTGTTTACTGCATCATTAGGTGATCTTAGGAGTTGTATGTATTGCTCAATAATGgcatagattaaaaaaactatTTTCATATTTGTAACTTATTAAATAGCTTCagatttgtaaaaaaaaaaatgtatattataaaaagtaaataaaaatacacaaaatgcTGCTGTGGTAGCAAAAATTAAAGTGACTTTATTTACTTGGCCTCAGATAATACATTTTTATATAAGCTAACAAAAATACTGCATTCCAATTTTCATTCACAGAACAATATATCCTTACTGTGGCctcataatacatttttatATAAGCTAACAAAAATACTGCATTCCAATTTTCATTCAGAACAATATATCCTTACTGTGGCTATAATGAAATTTCATCTGGTCTAGCCACAGGTTATTTTTCCAGTAGGAACATTCTGTACAACTTCTCTTCACTTTTGTTCTTGAAATGAGGGATGAAGTTCACCTTCACAATATCATGAAATCCTTCTTTCAGAGTTGGTTCCACATACTTTGACCTGGGGGGGgggaatataatatatatatatatatatatatatatatatatatatatatatatatatatatatatatatatatatatataaagctatTTAGATGACATATCAGTACCTGAAGTAGTACATTTCTATTACATATCACTCTGCTTAAGTGAAAAATTTTCAATATCTTCATATTCTGAAATTCAGAATGACAACCTTTCTCCATGCTCAcagtagattttttatttaatgaaaACCATTCAGTGCTCAAGGTTCACTAGCGGGTCACCACTGTACTATAAAAGCTGTGCCTTTCACTCAGAAATGTGTGACCATGATAACCAGAAAGTAGTCCCAGCAAATACCTTTTTGATTTACATAATCTTATTTGACCTCACAGTTTTACAGAAAGAAATTCAGTTCTGCAACAGTGCCAGTCATCAGGTTCCCAACTCTGGCATTTTTGTAATTAATACTTCCACAGCGCTGCCTCATGTTGCCTGCATCTTTAAATTTCTGTCTCAAACACACAGGAGCTAAATTTTACCTCAGGAACCTTTACTCTGTGGAATAATacatataaacaaaaagaattTAACTTCATATTGTTTTGTTaattcattttgtcattttcatttAAGTTTGGATCTTTGTTGAATGCTTATTTCCAATCTGATGAATTCAAAATTCATTTCTACACAAAATCCAGTaactaatgaaaaaacaaaaatatataaaactccAACATCTTTTTGTAAGAAGCAAAGATAGCCCCTGGGATATGTTCACTCTCATCCACCAGAACACATTCCTTTCAACCTTTCAACAGTTACTAGCCTGTAGAACTCAGTGCAAAAAGTATATCAAATGATGatgaagggaaatgaaactaGGATGGCAGCTTTAGAAGTAAGAGCCTTTCCTATGAGAAGCAATATAAACTTACTTGTACATATTGAAGACCATGTCACTAACTTTTGAATGGTCTTCCCCACTGAATTCCCGaaactggaagagagaaattGCCATAATAATACTGTGTATTCAAATGTAATGCTCACTGTACTAACTGCTATCTGTCTGAAATGTTTAGACTGAACATTTAAAGTGTAAAAACTTTCTTCTTAGGAGTAAAGAAATTACATATTGTTACAGTGAATAttataagataaacaaaaagcTAAGTTTTAAAATTCCAGGAAAGTAATGTTATACAAGCAAAGAAATCTGAAGCTGTGACTTgtgcttcataaaaaaaaagtttacatatCTACCATAATAAAAGAGACTTAAGCAACCCTACCCAGGTGATGAAACTGACCTTGTTGTTGTGTCGAGAATGATCCTTGGACGTGGCAAAGATGAAACACCTCACTGGAACACCGCATTTCTTGGCAGCTTCTATGTAGCGCTTGCGGGAATCAAGGTCGGGGTTGGTGTTGTCTATCACCACATGCTTACCGTCCTGCCACACAAATGTCTCATTATCTTCACTAAGGTTCAAGCACCTACataactaacctaacatcactGTTTCACCTCAGTACTTATCACACTGAAACACTCTTTAGTCCAAAACAGACATTACACAGGTGTTCTGTGCTGTCTTTGCCAAATTTTCTCCTCAAGGATGCAAACTTCATACAGGAGTCCTTCTCTGTCCTTAGACTGAGTATAGATCTCATACATACATTTACACTCACACAGCCTTACTGAAGTGGTTGGAGTTTGAGGCTTTTTTTGCCTTAtcaattcctttcctttaactGACTATCTTTGTTGGCAATTTTGCACTCCAGtctaatgttgcatctcttactgtTTTCTACATTTGCTTGCAAGGATATTGCTGTTCTGAACTTGTAAAGAACAtgcctctcccccctcccccagcttCACTGTACAAGactactttctctctcatgTTGCTTATCTCTCCAATGCAAGAATTAATCAGTGCCCAACTTCACTGTTCTATCCTCTCtcactggcaaactctggaacttttcCTGTTTCAGTTTCTGCCtatttctatgacttgaactgctTCAAAAAAGAAATACCTGAACATCtctgaaattaaatgaaaaagcaTTATGAGAATTTACCTTCAGGGACTTCTCCATCAGGGATATACACTTTTGCCATGAGCCAATTGTGTCCCTGTTAGCTGAAACGTAGCCAAGAGGTACCAAGTGTGTGGAGCAGAAGAAACTCTTCCCTGATCCAGGAAACCCAACCAATATAATTACCTGAAAAGAAGCACCATCATCTCTATACCACCATCCCTCCATAAATAAAACATGTGCAAGGTCTAAACACTGGCACTTCAAACACTTAAGCATGCATGTCACTGGTCAAGTCATAAGTAAACATGTAGTTTCTCAAGCTTTTGGTTTCTTTGTCACTACCTGCACTTACACAACCCATCTAAGAGTTTCTCACTGTATACATACTTAAAGCCTTAACTACCTGAAGCTTctaaactttttattttacatttttatctcgTTATCTAAGTGCACCTATATTACTGTGATCATGACTACCATTCACTTTCATCTTAGAAGAACAAGAGCACATCAGTAATATTTGCCACTAACCTCTAACTTGTGTCCAGGAACTTTGGTTGTTAAAGGATCATAAAGAGGGAGTGAGGCGTCTACTTCCCGAGGGTCAAAGTCAGGCATGTTGAAGGCTTGAGTTTTTACATCTGAAACAGTTAAGTTATAAGAGATGGTATCATCTCTTacaagaaagtaaaaatttgCTCTGTGTTAAAAGAGATGTTAACACTCACCCAAGAAATGTTCCTCTGGTGTGTAAAATTTTAATCCAACATTGAGGGCAAAGAGCCGGTCTGAGAAGGAAaaatccttcttctttttcccctcagcTGGCCTGCCAGCAGCATCCCCAACATAGATGCTTTTGTCAAGGTCTACCTCAACTCCTCCATTGGCCTGCAACATGACACAGCCATTCATTACCAATgagatataaaaaataaaataaaacagaataaataaataaataaataaataaataaataaataataaatacataaataaataaacaaacaaataatagcaatgataataataataataataataataataataataataataataataataataataataataataagcagcaTACAAAAGCATGATGATTAAAAAATTCACTTAGCTTGAGTTACCTCATTCTGAAAAAAATTCCACATTCCAATGGCAGGTTTCCTGTATTCACCTTTCCCAGTTGATACAAAAACTTGGATGGGAACTCCAAGCTTCTGAATGATAGACTCTATCTTCTTCTGAATCCCTTCCACTGTGTGCTTTCCAGTACCTGCAGATAGTACACAAGTTATTAATAAGTAACTGAGTCTCTTTACTCCATCCCCTCATTGGACATCTCATATTTCATCCACATTACAATGGTTTTTGCATCACTCAAAAAGAAATACACCCACTGTTCCAATGCATGACTGTACACCATAAAAAATGAAACCATTCAGCTTACCAATGCCAGCCTGATTTGTGAATATAACAATTTTATAGCCAGAGTCATGGAGTTTCTTGAGTTTGCCAGGAACTTCACTATACAAAATCTTCCAATCGTCATAACTTGTAGCGAAGACCTTGCCCGACTGGGTGGCAATCAAGGTTCCATCCATATCATAACCTGCAATCTACATATATAGGAAAGATTGATACAATGAAAAACATAGTGCAAATGAGTATGGTATATTACTTAATTTCTGATCATGACTGTACTGTGGATCTGAATATTCTCACAGTTCAAGGACAACTAAATTACTCACCTTCTCACTACTACTCATATTTTTCTGATATACTAACAAGTCCCCATTAGTAGACTTTTCCCAGCCACCAGTTGCACTTGTCTCTCCTGCCTTTGCTTTCTTTGGGTTGGAGAAGTAATCATCAatgctccttttcttctgtcctCGTGGCATGGTTGTGTCTTCCTCAGTGGTGCTATTCGCTGTACTGCTGATGCTTGGGGCTGGATCAAACTCTACCCTGTGCTTGTACTCTCTCGAAACTACCTGTTGGAGCAATAATGTTACTATCATTCATACTTCCAGTTCATTTTGCAAAAGATCAACAGCTCTGTATGGAAATAAATTCACGGAATTATTTAGTCATATCTGATAGCATTAAACTCTGCAATCTATGTGATACTcaggagataaataaataaataaataaattcaataatttttcttacctccatgaagaaaagaatgccTCACAAAACAATACCTAAGCACAAAAACTGTTCACATATATTTCTTGCACCAGCCAGCAAATCATAACTTACTTCAATAATGTCGTTGTGTTTTAGCTGAGCTGATGACCCGTAACAAACGTGCTGACCATTCACTGTGCAGCTGTTGGGCCCAAGCTGTCGTGCAGTGACAGTACAAGATGTGTAATCAGCTAACAGCTCCACTGCAACAATGTATgccaggttaggtttggtaaagtTTGGTTAGACTAGaaatttcccattttttttaaatatggcATCTCATTCTTTGACATTTTTTATGAATGTCCAAATTTGGCTTCCTCCACCCTACTGCCCCTTTTTCCCACCAGATCCCAACATTGTAAGGGGAAGGAGCCTCCCTccaacactcaaaaaaaaaaaaaaaaaaaagaaagaaatacaactATGAATTTTCTTAGTAATTCTCAGCATACCTATATGGCCGAGATGCTGAAAATCCTGTTGATCAACTATTTGCCGTCCAATTGACGAATACTCTCAATGACAACCCTTCCAAACCTTCGCTCACTTGAGTACACAGAGACTACTAAAGCTCTGAGAACCCTGCTACTCACCTGCTCAATGCCAATCAAGGAATGCCTCCACAGACAAGGCTCAACACATCTAAACCTGCGCTGCTTGCCTCACAATGGTGCAATGCATTGAATacgcctccctttctccccccacctcctACTTATCTTGTGACTCACCCTGGGACTTGGAACACCGTTTGGattttattttggtttccttGGAGCGACCGATCACGCGAGGCTGGTTGTGTGGAAGGAGTATTGGCGGGTGAAGTTTGGCAAGGCATGATAGCCAACATCGGGTTGCCATGACTGTGTTTACTATAGGTACCTTTAAAGCATGTGTTTAGTGAATGAGCGAGCCGAGTACCGCCCCAGTGTTGCCAAATTCACTTACCTGATAGTGGAGATATGAAATCTCTTGCTGTCTCCCCATTGTTGTTATGTCCCAGCGTTCCATTGCTCATAATCCTTTATATTTGTCATACATAGATTTAGACAtggttattgagagagagagagagagagagagagagagagagagagagagagagggagagcacaGAATCAcgtatgtaaaaataaataaccattGCATGGTTCAAATTAAACTCTTCAAACCGTACACAgcttaaatataaagaaataatgaaacacaAAATATGATAAGTGAATATTTAGCTtcaacatgaacaaaaacacaataaaactctaactaaaaagcacacacacacacacacacacacacacacacacacacacacacacacacacacacacacacacacacacacgcaaattattaaataaataaacaaataaataaataaataaataaataaacatgttcTCAGGTACACTCGAGGTGGGGGATTCTGGCGGCAAAATCTGGCAACACTGTTCTGAGCGGCGCATTGTTGGCTTTTGACTTGTTCTGAGTGCTCTGTCTTTCAAAATCGAATTTCACTGTTATTCTCGGAGCTGTCGCTTTATCGTCTGCACCCACACGGCATCGTAGATGCCTGACTGCCGAGGGAGAGGCAAGTAACCAATTTTTGTTGTGTCTGTTACCTGTGTGGTGAATGAGATGGTAGTGTAGGGAGGAAAGccgtgcgttttttttttttcttaatttttccttctctcttcgtttataatccttttctcttatttgatACATTGTTCCTTTATCACAAAACTACATAGACTAATAATGTGTTTGTTGACTTTGTTCTTTGAAGCCACTTACCAAGAGGCGACTTGAAATATCTCAACTATCTGTTAGACTGTAAAAATACTAACACCTCGTTGTTTCCACAATTATCGTGGGTAATCTAAAAGGACGCATAATTTTAAGTAAGCGCTGGTAGTTAACACTGGAATTACTACCTTAGGAGAAGACACTGTTGTACTCAAAGATACTGCTAACAGTTACTAAGTAGCTCAGAATTTAAAGATTACTGAATAGCTAATAGAACCGCAAAGTTTTAAGACCTGACTGCATTTCTGAAGGTTTCTTCCCAGACTCATTATCTTCTCTAGCTCAAGTCACAACTCAAGCTGTATAACTCAGATTCAGCTTTTCACGGAAGCATCCTGATGGCACgcacatgtatgtgtgtgtgtgtgtgtgtgtgtgtgtgtgtatagattgCCATCTTAACGGTGATTAATATCTTAAGCGTTTGTATTTGGGATCCCTTGGACTACGTTTTGTGGGAGAGTCTGGCTTGCCCACTACAGGTGAGCGCCAGACACACCCCACAAGGACTGTCCACAGGATACCTCGGTGTATGAAAGGAATAATGAGGGTTACGTGTGTGATTACCTAGGTGGCGTAATGGGGGCGCGCACACAAGGAGAGCTCACACAAATATGAAAAGGTTATAAGCGCCTCTTATATACCCCATTGATCAGTCGCACTGCATTCGCAGCGCATTCTCAATGGGGTGCCAGTGCATTCACCACGCGTTCTCCATAGTCGGAACACGCATTCGCAGCACGTTGGCAGCGCATTCGCAACACGTTCACAGTAGGTTTGGCAAGCATGAGAGTCGCAACACACTCGCAGCTGGGTCGCCGTTCAGGAAGTCGCAGCGGTGTCAAAATTCGCCAATGTGGGAACGGGACTTAGTTTCGTGGAAACTGtgtatcaaaacactaagaagGATTTGGGCTATATACAATACACCGAGACTTTTAGTCCATAAATATCTTTATTCAAATACATTTGGTATAGTAGATAAGTATAATGCATATTGATCGCAGTTCACAGTCACTATTTGATCGCCAGAATATGGAAAATTGAgaaatgaaatttttttttctcgtgtgtgtgtgtgtgtgtgtgtgtgtgtgtgtgagagagagagagagagagagagagagagagagagagagagagagagagagagagagagagagagagagtcaagtttatattactgaaaaaaagtcTCTTGTCTTCCTACTCATACACGTACGTACTTTTCCAGtgggatagacagacagacagacagagccgCGGGCGTGACACAACAGATGTAGCAGTACTAGTACCCTATTAATACTGTAACCTAGAGTATTAGATCCAAGCGAGCCTCGTCCATGCCTGCCACGAACCTCCCTTACCAGGACGGTAATTTTGAGACTAGGCAGGATcgcttgagaaaaaaaaaaaaaaaaagaaggaaaaaaaaaagaatcaccaccatttcctcgtcttcctcgccCTCATCCTCGTCACTCCACCGGCGGCACGACCTGTGGGACTGGCTGCTGGGTCTTGAACACGTCATCCTCATCCACATCCTCCttatgttcctccttctcttccttctcctccttgtcttccttatcCATGGAGTCCTCGGATTTCTGCGGCTCGAGGAGGTCTGAGAGGGACAGGCGGCGGCACTCCTCAATGATGAGTCGCGTAGACCTGTCCGTGTCGTCCCTCTGAGCCTCGGCAGCCTCCCCGCCCTGCAATGTGAGGCGGTCATTATGAACTGTCTGCCATACTGTAGGCGCCCAGATTACGTGATTACGAGGCTGGTCAACGAGGtagttaggtgtgtgtgtgtgtgtgtgtgtgtgtgtgtgaagatcaGATTAGCCCACCAAGATGACAAGTGTGGTTTTGACAGCGTCACTGGGACAAGTTATGCCAATGGAAGCCGAGATGTTGGCTGGTTGGGGACGTGAGCAGTTGTGCAGTGTtatgtaaagtgtgtgtgtgtgtgtgtgtgtgtgtgtgtgtgtgtgtgtgtgtgtgtgtgtgtgtgcgtctttaTTACCATAATGTCCCAGCGAGGCACATCACAGTTAAATTAAGAAACCTTACACATACTTCTTGCctcccgccaaaaaaaaaaaacaaaaaaaaaaacaaagcccaCAACAGGAAGGCAAGCCACATACATTACCCATATTCATCAACACCATATCTCTATCCAAGCTTCGTCCACCTTACCCACGCATGATGACCAGGACACGTAGCCTTAATGAAACGCCAGGACGGTTTTTCAAATGCCGCACAACTCAGTTTGATTTATAGGGGGAGTTTTTTCCGTTACTGATGCGGAATACTTGTTAAgctgtcactggaatcacgaagaaaacaccctaaacacttTGACAGCTGATTAATCGTCTGTAACCTTTGAAAGTCCTTATGAGACTCAAACTATTCCACTCATCAAGAACCGTAACCACTTACAGACTTAGTGCTAAAAGTATTCCATCCCCAGACTATTCAGTTCATCCCCACCATAACCGGCTTGATGCTTCAGACTAACGCTTGTGAATCCCTGCCACTAACACCTGCGTCGCCAGCTCGCCTTACCCCAGTCTCCTCCAGCGGCGGGTTCATGAGCGTGAAGGGCACCTCGGCAGCCAACTCGCCTCCCAGCGTTCCCATGCTGAG contains:
- the LOC135111567 gene encoding uncharacterized protein F21D5.5-like isoform X3 → MPRGQKKRSIDDYFSNPKKAKAGETSATGGWEKSTNGDLLVYQKNMSSSEKIAGYDMDGTLIATQSGKVFATSYDDWKILYSEVPGKLKKLHDSGYKIVIFTNQAGIGTGKHTVEGIQKKIESIIQKLGVPIQVFVSTGKGEYRKPAIGMWNFFQNEANGGVEVDLDKSIYVGDAAGRPAEGKKKKDFSFSDRLFALNVGLKFYTPEEHFLDVKTQAFNMPDFDPREVDASLPLYDPLTTKVPGHKLEVIILVGFPGSGKSFFCSTHLVPLGYVSANRDTIGSWQKCISLMEKSLKDGKHVVIDNTNPDLDSRKRYIEAAKKCGVPVRCFIFATSKDHSRHNNKFREFSGEDHSKVSDMVFNMYKSKYVEPTLKEGFHDIVKVNFIPHFKNKSEEKLYRMFLLEK
- the LOC135111567 gene encoding uncharacterized protein F21D5.5-like isoform X2; translated protein: MSNGTLGHNNNGETARDFISPLSVELLADYTSCTVTARQLGPNSCTVNGQHVCYGSSAQLKHNDIIEVVSREYKHRVEFDPAPSISSTANSTTEEDTTMPRGQKKRSIDDYFSNPKKAKAGETSATGGWEKSTNGDLLVYQKNMSSSEKIAGYDMDGTLIATQSGKVFATSYDDWKILYSEVPGKLKKLHDSGYKIVIFTNQAGIGTGKHTVEGIQKKIESIIQKLGVPIQVFVSTGKGEYRKPAIGMWNFFQNEANGGVEVDLDKSIYVGDAAGRPAEGKKKKDFSFSDRLFALNVGLKFYTPEEHFLDVKTQAFNMPDFDPREVDASLPLYDPLTTKVPGHKLEVIILVGFPGSGKSFFCSTHLVPLGYVSANRDTIGSWQKCISLMEKSLKDGKHVVIDNTNPDLDSRKRYIEAAKKCGVPVRCFIFATSKDHSRHNNKFREFSGEDHSKVSDMVFNMYKSKYVEPTLKEGFHDIVKVNFIPHFKNKSEEKLYRMFLLEK
- the LOC135111567 gene encoding uncharacterized protein F21D5.5-like isoform X1, producing MATRCWLSCLAKLHPPILLPHNQPRVIGRSKETKIKSKRCSKSQVELLADYTSCTVTARQLGPNSCTVNGQHVCYGSSAQLKHNDIIEVVSREYKHRVEFDPAPSISSTANSTTEEDTTMPRGQKKRSIDDYFSNPKKAKAGETSATGGWEKSTNGDLLVYQKNMSSSEKIAGYDMDGTLIATQSGKVFATSYDDWKILYSEVPGKLKKLHDSGYKIVIFTNQAGIGTGKHTVEGIQKKIESIIQKLGVPIQVFVSTGKGEYRKPAIGMWNFFQNEANGGVEVDLDKSIYVGDAAGRPAEGKKKKDFSFSDRLFALNVGLKFYTPEEHFLDVKTQAFNMPDFDPREVDASLPLYDPLTTKVPGHKLEVIILVGFPGSGKSFFCSTHLVPLGYVSANRDTIGSWQKCISLMEKSLKDGKHVVIDNTNPDLDSRKRYIEAAKKCGVPVRCFIFATSKDHSRHNNKFREFSGEDHSKVSDMVFNMYKSKYVEPTLKEGFHDIVKVNFIPHFKNKSEEKLYRMFLLEK